Proteins encoded by one window of Myxococcus guangdongensis:
- a CDS encoding alpha/beta hydrolase family protein, with protein MGFNLNRRSLLHVGLGLTGGLALLRAPSVLAAPSSTPGTTPPAEEPQRPWYELGLLEDDPIMQNQLLHFLAATYSAQADIGEVLDTATRIDVNDDWSWPTEWVSTADRLRGMAEASLTRHHKTSAGHAYLRAANYYRAALIHHPEPSHPSAVQTGRRAVDAYNKALVLLKMPGTPVRIPYENTTLPGYFFRARGARGAAPLLIFQQGRDAWPEESKYVVDAALERGYHCLLVHAPGQGMAIREQNLPFRPDWEKVITPVVDFAVRISGVDSRRMALLGWSMGGALVPRAAAFERRLKLLIPNPGVLDWGQSQFDNFHGYFPELMALLDSDPAAFDAGMYQRMSQVFLFRWYMRDAMHKHGASSPSDLMFKLRTFTNRPVVERIRCRTLVMDGTAEAYSGGQGKMLFDALSCPKDYLLFTEEDTGLLHCQEAAQAVANHRMFDWFDEYI; from the coding sequence ATGGGTTTCAACCTGAATCGACGTTCCCTGCTGCACGTGGGCCTGGGGCTCACCGGTGGGCTCGCGCTGCTGCGAGCGCCGTCCGTCCTGGCGGCGCCGTCCTCCACGCCGGGCACGACGCCTCCGGCCGAGGAGCCCCAGCGCCCCTGGTATGAGCTGGGGTTGCTGGAAGACGACCCCATCATGCAGAACCAGCTCCTGCACTTCCTGGCCGCGACCTACAGCGCCCAGGCGGACATCGGCGAGGTGCTGGACACCGCGACGCGCATCGACGTGAACGATGACTGGAGCTGGCCCACCGAGTGGGTGAGCACCGCGGACCGCCTGCGCGGCATGGCCGAGGCGAGCCTCACCCGACACCACAAGACGAGCGCCGGCCACGCCTACCTGCGCGCGGCCAACTACTACCGCGCCGCGCTCATCCACCACCCCGAGCCCAGCCATCCGAGCGCGGTGCAGACGGGGCGCCGCGCGGTGGACGCGTACAACAAGGCGCTCGTCCTGCTGAAGATGCCGGGCACCCCGGTGCGCATCCCCTACGAGAACACCACCCTGCCCGGCTATTTCTTCCGGGCGCGGGGCGCGCGGGGCGCCGCGCCCCTGCTCATCTTCCAGCAGGGCCGCGACGCGTGGCCCGAGGAGTCCAAGTACGTGGTGGACGCCGCGCTGGAGCGTGGCTACCACTGCCTGCTGGTCCACGCCCCCGGACAGGGCATGGCCATCCGCGAGCAGAACCTGCCGTTCCGTCCGGACTGGGAGAAGGTCATCACGCCCGTGGTGGACTTCGCGGTGCGCATCTCCGGCGTGGATTCACGCCGGATGGCATTGCTCGGCTGGAGCATGGGCGGCGCCCTGGTGCCGCGCGCGGCCGCCTTCGAGCGGCGCCTCAAGCTGCTCATCCCCAACCCGGGCGTGCTCGACTGGGGCCAGTCGCAGTTCGACAACTTCCACGGCTACTTCCCGGAGCTGATGGCGCTGCTCGACAGCGACCCGGCCGCCTTCGACGCGGGCATGTACCAGCGCATGAGCCAGGTGTTCCTGTTCCGCTGGTACATGCGCGACGCCATGCACAAACACGGCGCCAGCTCCCCCTCGGACCTGATGTTCAAGCTGAGGACCTTCACCAACCGGCCCGTCGTCGAGCGCATCCGCTGCCGCACGCTCGTCATGGACGGCACCGCGGAGGCGTACTCCGGAGGCCAGGGGAAGATGCTCTTCGACGCGCTGAGCTGCCCCAAGGACTACCTGCTCTTCACCGAGGAGGACACCGGCCTGTTGCACTGCCAGGAGGCCGCCCAGGCCGTCGCCAATCACCGCATGTTCGACTGGTTCGACGAGTACATCTGA
- a CDS encoding outer membrane beta-barrel protein gives MTSRTQMMLCSMSFALIAAPAFAQDDAAESYSEEGYVREDSSAGEGKGFALGLRAGFAVPYGDLAGNPSGDGEGAKVGDLVSSVIPLELNAGYFFNKNFYLGAFFQYGLGSLNTPEVAGEEDPCSVDGVSCSASQLRFGVNAAYHFDATPLVDPWVGVGIGYEILNTKISLELLGEELSVKTSVKGFEFVSAQGGVDFRISPKFSVGPYITATVGQYSSATVSDGETDESQDLEEKAIHGWINGGVRAQFRF, from the coding sequence ATGACCAGCCGCACCCAGATGATGCTGTGCTCGATGTCCTTCGCTCTCATCGCCGCCCCCGCGTTCGCGCAGGATGACGCCGCGGAGAGCTACTCCGAAGAGGGTTACGTCCGTGAGGACTCGTCCGCTGGTGAGGGCAAGGGCTTCGCGCTCGGCCTGCGCGCGGGCTTCGCCGTTCCGTACGGCGACCTGGCGGGGAACCCGAGCGGAGATGGTGAGGGCGCCAAGGTCGGTGACCTGGTCTCGAGCGTGATTCCGCTGGAACTCAACGCGGGCTACTTCTTCAACAAGAACTTCTACCTCGGCGCCTTCTTCCAGTACGGCCTGGGCTCGCTCAACACCCCCGAGGTTGCCGGTGAGGAAGACCCCTGCAGCGTCGACGGCGTGAGCTGCAGCGCCAGCCAGCTGCGCTTCGGTGTCAACGCGGCCTATCACTTCGATGCGACGCCGCTGGTCGACCCCTGGGTGGGCGTGGGCATCGGCTACGAAATCCTGAACACGAAGATCTCGCTCGAGCTGTTGGGCGAGGAGCTCTCCGTCAAGACGTCCGTGAAGGGCTTCGAGTTCGTGTCCGCGCAGGGCGGCGTCGACTTCCGCATCTCGCCGAAGTTCTCGGTGGGCCCCTACATCACCGCGACGGTCGGCCAGTACTCGTCGGCGACCGTCTCCGACGGAGAGACCGACGAGTCGCAGGACCTCGAGGAGAAGGCCATCCACGGTTGGATCAACGGCGGCGTGCGCGCGCAGTTCCGGTTCTAA
- a CDS encoding NADH:flavin oxidoreductase, whose amino-acid sequence MAGLFDPLVLREGVVARNRVWLAPLTNKQSHADGTLSDAELHFLERRAEGGFGLVETCAAHVQQDGKAWSGELGVHDDAMLPGLRRLADRVHQGGALLSAQLFHGGLRADPAVSGMSRWSASAHGGADECREGTEAEIEAVIASFASAARRCAQAGFDAVELHGAHGYLLSQFLSTTYNLRADRWGGSLENRSRLIRETLAAVRRAAPSLVLAVRLSPEDFGQARGLDLDESLDVARMLADEGMDILHLSLWRAGLNTTKRPQEHATALFRRAVPARVKMVVAGAIWTKEDAEAQLARGADAVALGRSAIANHDWPERIQRGAPIQQPPLSFDLLRTEGASPGFIDYLRGWKNFVAT is encoded by the coding sequence ATGGCAGGACTGTTCGACCCCCTGGTGCTGCGAGAAGGCGTCGTCGCGAGAAACCGCGTCTGGCTCGCGCCGCTCACCAACAAGCAGAGCCATGCCGACGGAACCCTCTCCGACGCGGAGCTCCACTTCCTGGAGCGTCGCGCGGAAGGGGGCTTCGGGCTGGTGGAGACCTGCGCGGCGCATGTCCAGCAGGATGGCAAGGCCTGGTCGGGCGAGCTGGGCGTGCACGACGACGCGATGCTGCCCGGGCTGCGCCGGCTCGCCGACAGGGTCCACCAGGGCGGCGCGCTGCTCTCCGCGCAGCTCTTCCATGGGGGCCTGCGCGCGGACCCCGCCGTGAGCGGGATGTCGCGCTGGAGCGCGAGCGCGCACGGCGGCGCGGACGAGTGCCGCGAGGGCACGGAGGCGGAGATTGAAGCCGTCATCGCGTCCTTCGCGAGCGCGGCCCGGCGCTGCGCCCAGGCGGGCTTCGACGCGGTGGAGCTGCACGGCGCGCACGGCTATCTGCTGTCGCAGTTCCTGAGCACCACCTACAACCTCCGCGCGGACCGCTGGGGTGGCTCGCTGGAGAACCGCTCGCGCCTCATCCGCGAGACCTTGGCCGCGGTGCGCCGGGCGGCCCCTTCGTTGGTGCTCGCGGTGCGCCTGTCCCCCGAGGACTTCGGACAGGCGCGCGGGTTGGATCTGGATGAGAGCCTCGACGTCGCGCGGATGCTCGCCGACGAGGGCATGGACATCCTCCACCTGTCGCTCTGGCGCGCGGGGCTCAACACCACCAAGCGCCCCCAGGAGCACGCGACGGCGCTGTTCCGCCGGGCCGTGCCCGCGCGCGTGAAGATGGTCGTCGCCGGCGCCATCTGGACGAAGGAGGACGCCGAGGCGCAGCTGGCACGCGGCGCCGACGCGGTGGCCCTGGGCCGCTCCGCCATCGCCAACCACGACTGGCCCGAGCGCATCCAACGCGGCGCCCCCATCCAGCAGCCGCCCCTCTCCTTCGACCTGCTGCGTACCGAGGGAGCCTCACCGGGCTTCATCGACTATCTGCGGGGCTGGAAGAACTTCGTCGCGACCTGA
- a CDS encoding fatty acid desaturase family protein, whose product MNSSTPSTVVLPFDDPKPLRAELRRVLPAESFEPQPHRGVIALALVPVMLASMWLLAWGHLPWWVCLPLSFVLGQMVTTVGLAAHEALHHAVFRSRRWEDVLGWVGFGPFLVTPGNWRAWHVQAHHSAANIHQRDPDILPRQPDLGTQRFARMFHAISPGSGTWLSYVSLSLFFTAQGQAFLWHHIDQPHLGHVRMNRVKERLLTVLLVLGWGGLGWAMGPRGAFFALVFPLVVANITLMVYIATNHWLQPASEDHDNPFVNTASVKTHPVMDWAHLNFSYHQEHHIFPAMSPRFAPLLRQRLRELNPEASTVYPHVQALRALYTRPALYSPTEEGTWVGPHGTPSVTSGELRSRLVSRRQ is encoded by the coding sequence ATGAACTCCTCCACACCGTCGACGGTTGTCTTGCCTTTCGATGACCCCAAGCCGCTCCGCGCGGAGCTGCGCCGGGTGCTGCCCGCCGAGTCCTTCGAACCTCAACCCCACCGGGGCGTCATCGCGCTGGCCCTGGTGCCGGTGATGCTGGCCTCGATGTGGCTCCTCGCCTGGGGTCATCTGCCCTGGTGGGTCTGCCTCCCGCTCTCCTTCGTGTTGGGACAGATGGTCACCACCGTGGGGCTCGCGGCCCACGAGGCGCTGCACCACGCCGTCTTCAGGAGCCGGCGCTGGGAGGACGTGCTCGGCTGGGTCGGCTTCGGCCCGTTCCTCGTCACGCCGGGCAACTGGCGCGCGTGGCACGTGCAGGCGCATCACAGCGCCGCGAACATCCACCAGCGAGACCCGGACATCCTCCCGCGTCAGCCGGACCTGGGCACCCAGCGCTTCGCGCGGATGTTCCACGCGATTTCACCGGGCTCCGGCACTTGGCTGAGCTACGTCAGCCTCAGCCTGTTCTTCACCGCGCAGGGGCAGGCCTTCCTGTGGCACCACATCGACCAGCCCCACCTTGGCCACGTGCGGATGAACCGCGTGAAGGAGCGCCTCCTCACGGTGCTCCTGGTGCTCGGCTGGGGCGGGTTGGGCTGGGCCATGGGGCCGCGCGGTGCCTTCTTCGCGCTGGTGTTCCCCCTGGTCGTCGCCAACATCACGTTGATGGTCTACATCGCCACCAACCACTGGCTGCAGCCGGCGTCCGAGGACCACGACAACCCCTTCGTGAACACCGCGAGCGTGAAGACGCACCCGGTGATGGACTGGGCCCACCTCAACTTCAGCTATCACCAGGAGCACCACATCTTCCCGGCGATGAGCCCACGCTTCGCGCCGCTGCTGCGCCAGCGACTGCGTGAGCTCAACCCGGAGGCCTCCACCGTCTATCCCCACGTCCAGGCGCTGCGCGCGCTGTACACGCGCCCGGCGCTGTACTCACCCACGGAGGAGGGGACGTGGGTGGGGCCCCACGGGACGCCCTCGGTGACGAGCGGCGAGCTGCGAAGTCGCCTCGTGTCCCGGCGCCAGTGA
- a CDS encoding type I polyketide synthase → MGYFAVPYDIHFDDTMAYGSHHFLTNFKFQCAGREHLLFSPHFFEVPEFRRDFDRVLLLTYEGYSRNLSPANLGDRLVVLTTFEDRGEVGVRFCFRTLKRDGTPVACGYQTVLCADRATGALCAFPDSFRPCFEALANMFEPASARSFRERVLKGGSAIQELFSEPVRGLARRLLEDPASLGTSRLVDLEAASTSAPVTTEPARSPVLQLPTGATAFLFAGQGSFEPELFVRLKSLQPELRDELMSVVDVARGHGFDVRPLVEARDAAEVRHALAQVPQLDQLGIFLSGVLGARWLMREGRAPDVFVGHSFGEIAAMTAAGAMDLRSGAEVVCLRVRALEVVPEDLGTLAAVALGEADTARALVESGVTGVTVAGRNHAKQTVVAGARWELERLRAHLEQRGQGFTFVASRYPFHHPGLRPAAEAFRVALSRVAMKTPRGLIYSPIERRVYAGAPGELAEALAAHLLKPFDFLGAVERLSSAGCTRFLDCGTEGRMARIVQRIPVPMGTLDVRAISTLLPPRAEPVASVPVKTQGPEEDATIAIVSLGCMLPGGAKDPESFWRNIRQGISGIVDPGVREPSLVTDFIGPVGTPDRAYTLLTGAVRDEDLVAPKGTDPERFRRYVREQKLLAIALAQSMEGLGARAPERIQCLLGSTAEGSSEYDAALSLEAGEALLRAKGMHGADVALLSRATREVMGVEARSSELAPHPTLQAVVTDVVGRGVSTVLLDAACASSLYAIALGMKTLQRGEADLVLAGGVFSPGPGNNCLFSQFNGLSATGSRPFDASADGVIFGEGAGVVGLMRLSDALARGLPVRAIIRGTGLSSDGRSSSANVPRVEGQVAAMTACYAAADVDPASIQYLEAHGTATPAGDATELKSIGRVFTGKRAGIQLASVKALIGHVGWAAGAASVIKLCKALEHRLFPRQSNFERPGEALRALGADFEVSQREQPWPENGANPRRAATNGFGFGGTNAHLVLEEYRGDASPVSTRSKPMSELVVVAAEGVYPDARGTPRVGVPSEVGARFDVGAFRLPSSLRLLPDIAEDMDLTQGLALTAASALVEKLGGFDGMRSGTAIVLGLEGKTRRGVEAIQRVLAASTRRGLRELVLNTPERAALLPLAEALHDTVRGSVRPSGPYTLQGMMANVTPGRVAGALDTKGPNFVIDAGGASLAEALKAARDVLETGFELVLVGSANVLRPGAADDASGSEGTMLLAVTTAEKAAQRGLKVMCGLRLSSSGPAREEAVTRLPAHSAGEGLEVLRAVHAASEGRSGTLSFHPEAAKGTRLSLELISTGARATEARAPVLENPRVDVASHEASTSTGKTVHPATATASSTMSEAVPKAQAGRAVGAGVDAPASSGRADAGSTEASAPQAEASGFDLSASIGYHAPVLVEHPARVTRPEVLTGRRVLFIAGDETLAHALEAQARRLRVSDHLILFAGPTSTKGRVRGIDLSSEETAEASLEALGFEPQLILAVASIHSGDAPRVVEETALRHEALELLFLTARRSYEKLVAGDVELASLCVGGLGPRRVLHPVTGLFAGMLKSIAREVPARNVRAISTTSTLLSESLDQALVELGSEEGDENPSVEVCFDGETRCVRRLRPTTTPSSGPALLDSGSVVLLTGGGRGVTAVLAGALLKRYGCTVVLLGRSDPEAAPERILVATDEELPTLEREFYAQELATKWGVRMPELRARFERHLAARELRSTLMGLARLPGRTVYRVADVTRPQDVAKVMDELVRDFGRLDLVVHGAGTQTSKKLHRRRLAELRTNLDTKLLGLNHLHAACASRFGRTVPFHVLTSAFSFIGNDGQADYGAANEALDRLCAWVDDVNPRAHWCSVGWLAWDGIGMTRGSEYRVLGASRKLRGIRAEEGEALFLQLVEGPPREPINVQLTQNEREFYGLRILPEAPEGGTAPRPIVREVRVDAASVPCLEDHLVRGTPTLPGAWALDLMLRAALGGRLPELSIVTIEDVRFSRFIRVRPGGHQSLRAECTPLVDEPGLHGVQVRLLGDIVHASGVVLERDLVYAEARFTLTRKPPRSVPGLDAAAPSGHGILAQDPHCAPGGPIELRKMFDCLEDIRLEPAARFAKLGLPSRREEAGATVPALVLDAALRLSAMHVHGVSNDVFAPIQFQRATFDRELVNGGGSAPLQLSLKALRPRLEGDVLQCGTVAAVDEAGRLRMLLEGGLARPMA, encoded by the coding sequence ATGGGCTACTTCGCCGTCCCGTACGACATCCACTTCGACGACACGATGGCCTACGGGAGCCATCACTTCCTCACCAACTTCAAGTTCCAGTGCGCGGGCCGTGAGCACCTGCTCTTCAGCCCGCACTTCTTCGAGGTGCCGGAGTTCCGGCGCGACTTCGACCGGGTGCTCCTGCTCACCTACGAGGGGTACTCGCGCAACCTCTCTCCCGCGAACCTGGGGGACAGGCTCGTGGTGCTGACCACGTTCGAGGACCGGGGCGAGGTCGGCGTGCGCTTCTGCTTCCGGACGCTCAAGCGGGACGGGACGCCCGTGGCGTGCGGCTACCAGACGGTCCTCTGCGCGGACAGGGCCACCGGCGCCCTGTGTGCCTTCCCGGACTCGTTCCGTCCCTGCTTCGAGGCGCTGGCGAACATGTTCGAGCCCGCGTCCGCGCGGAGCTTCCGCGAGCGCGTGCTCAAGGGGGGCTCCGCCATCCAGGAGCTGTTCTCCGAACCGGTGCGGGGACTGGCCCGCCGTCTTCTGGAGGACCCGGCCTCGTTGGGGACCTCCAGGTTGGTCGACCTCGAAGCCGCTTCCACGAGCGCTCCAGTCACGACGGAGCCGGCGAGGAGTCCCGTGCTCCAGTTGCCGACAGGCGCCACCGCGTTCCTCTTCGCCGGTCAGGGTTCCTTCGAGCCGGAGTTGTTCGTGCGGCTCAAGTCCCTGCAGCCCGAGCTCCGCGACGAGCTGATGTCCGTCGTGGACGTGGCCCGTGGTCACGGGTTCGACGTGCGCCCGTTGGTGGAGGCGCGGGATGCGGCCGAGGTGCGTCACGCACTGGCGCAGGTGCCGCAGCTCGACCAGCTCGGCATCTTCCTGTCCGGAGTGCTCGGCGCGCGGTGGTTGATGCGCGAGGGCAGGGCGCCGGACGTCTTCGTCGGGCACAGCTTCGGGGAGATTGCCGCGATGACGGCGGCAGGCGCGATGGACCTGCGCTCCGGCGCGGAGGTCGTGTGCCTGCGGGTCCGCGCGCTCGAGGTGGTGCCGGAGGACCTGGGGACACTCGCCGCCGTCGCGCTGGGAGAGGCGGACACGGCGCGGGCGCTGGTCGAGAGCGGCGTCACGGGGGTGACGGTGGCGGGGCGCAACCACGCGAAGCAGACCGTGGTGGCGGGGGCCCGTTGGGAGCTGGAGCGACTCCGGGCCCATCTGGAGCAGCGAGGGCAGGGCTTCACCTTCGTGGCCAGCCGGTATCCCTTCCATCATCCCGGGCTCCGACCCGCGGCGGAGGCATTTCGGGTCGCGCTGTCGAGGGTCGCGATGAAGACGCCGCGCGGACTCATCTACTCACCCATCGAGCGGCGCGTGTACGCAGGCGCTCCGGGCGAGCTGGCCGAGGCGCTGGCGGCGCACCTGCTCAAGCCGTTCGACTTCCTCGGCGCGGTGGAGCGACTGTCGAGCGCGGGGTGCACGCGCTTCCTGGACTGCGGCACGGAGGGGCGGATGGCGCGCATCGTCCAGCGCATCCCGGTACCGATGGGGACGCTGGACGTGCGCGCCATCTCCACGTTGCTGCCGCCTCGCGCCGAGCCGGTGGCGTCCGTTCCCGTGAAGACCCAGGGGCCGGAGGAGGACGCGACGATTGCCATCGTCTCGCTCGGCTGCATGTTGCCGGGAGGGGCGAAGGACCCCGAGTCCTTCTGGCGCAACATCCGGCAGGGCATCAGTGGAATCGTCGATCCGGGCGTTCGCGAACCCTCCTTGGTGACGGACTTCATCGGACCGGTGGGCACGCCGGACCGGGCCTACACGCTGCTCACGGGGGCCGTGCGCGACGAGGACCTGGTGGCGCCGAAGGGGACGGACCCGGAGCGCTTCCGGCGTTATGTCCGCGAGCAGAAGCTGCTGGCCATCGCGCTGGCGCAGTCGATGGAGGGGCTCGGTGCGCGTGCGCCGGAGCGAATCCAGTGTCTGCTCGGCTCCACTGCGGAGGGCTCCTCCGAGTACGACGCCGCGCTGAGCCTGGAGGCAGGGGAGGCGCTGCTGCGCGCGAAGGGGATGCATGGCGCGGACGTGGCCCTGCTGTCCCGCGCGACGCGTGAGGTGATGGGCGTGGAGGCCCGCTCCTCGGAGCTGGCGCCGCATCCCACGCTCCAGGCGGTGGTGACGGACGTGGTGGGGCGAGGTGTTTCCACGGTGTTGCTGGACGCGGCGTGCGCGTCCTCGCTCTACGCCATCGCGTTGGGGATGAAGACGCTCCAGCGAGGGGAGGCGGACCTGGTGTTGGCGGGAGGCGTCTTCTCTCCGGGACCGGGCAACAACTGCCTCTTCTCCCAGTTCAACGGGCTGTCGGCGACAGGGAGCAGACCGTTCGACGCGAGCGCGGATGGCGTCATCTTCGGTGAGGGCGCGGGAGTGGTGGGGCTGATGCGCCTGTCGGATGCGCTCGCGCGGGGCCTGCCCGTTCGAGCCATCATCCGGGGCACCGGGTTGTCGAGCGATGGGCGCAGCAGCTCCGCGAATGTCCCGCGCGTGGAGGGACAGGTGGCGGCGATGACCGCGTGCTACGCGGCGGCGGACGTGGACCCGGCCTCCATCCAGTACCTGGAGGCGCATGGCACGGCGACGCCCGCGGGAGATGCCACCGAGCTGAAGTCGATCGGCCGTGTGTTCACGGGCAAGCGCGCGGGCATCCAGCTGGCGAGCGTGAAGGCGCTCATCGGACACGTGGGCTGGGCGGCCGGGGCCGCGTCGGTCATCAAGCTGTGCAAGGCGCTGGAGCATCGGCTGTTCCCGCGACAGTCGAACTTCGAGCGACCTGGTGAGGCGCTGCGTGCGCTCGGCGCGGACTTCGAGGTGAGTCAGCGTGAGCAGCCCTGGCCGGAGAACGGGGCGAATCCCCGGCGGGCCGCGACGAACGGGTTCGGCTTCGGGGGGACGAATGCGCACCTGGTGCTCGAGGAGTACCGGGGCGATGCGTCGCCCGTGTCGACGCGCTCCAAGCCGATGAGCGAGCTGGTGGTCGTCGCCGCGGAGGGGGTGTACCCGGATGCGCGAGGGACGCCGCGAGTGGGCGTGCCGTCGGAGGTGGGCGCGCGCTTCGATGTCGGAGCGTTCCGGCTGCCGTCCTCGCTGAGGTTGTTGCCGGACATCGCGGAGGACATGGACCTGACGCAGGGGCTCGCGCTCACGGCGGCGAGCGCGCTCGTCGAGAAGCTGGGGGGCTTCGACGGGATGCGCTCGGGGACGGCCATCGTGTTGGGGCTCGAGGGAAAGACGCGCAGGGGCGTGGAGGCCATCCAGCGAGTGCTGGCCGCGTCGACACGGCGTGGGCTTCGTGAACTCGTGCTGAATACTCCCGAGCGCGCGGCGCTGCTCCCATTGGCGGAGGCGCTGCATGACACGGTGCGGGGGAGCGTGCGGCCCTCGGGGCCCTACACGCTCCAGGGGATGATGGCGAACGTCACGCCGGGGAGGGTGGCGGGTGCGCTGGATACGAAGGGACCCAACTTCGTCATCGACGCGGGAGGTGCCTCGTTGGCGGAGGCTCTGAAGGCCGCGAGGGACGTGCTGGAGACGGGCTTCGAGCTGGTCCTCGTCGGGAGCGCGAACGTCCTCCGGCCGGGCGCGGCGGACGATGCGAGTGGTTCGGAAGGGACGATGTTGCTGGCGGTCACCACCGCCGAGAAGGCCGCACAGCGAGGGCTGAAGGTGATGTGTGGCTTGCGCCTGTCCTCGTCGGGGCCTGCCCGTGAAGAAGCCGTGACGCGGCTGCCAGCGCATTCGGCGGGCGAGGGGCTCGAGGTGCTGCGAGCGGTGCATGCCGCGAGCGAGGGACGCTCGGGGACGCTGAGCTTCCACCCGGAAGCGGCGAAGGGCACGCGACTGTCGTTGGAACTCATCTCGACGGGGGCTCGTGCCACCGAAGCGCGAGCTCCTGTCCTGGAGAATCCGCGCGTCGACGTGGCTTCACACGAGGCGTCGACGTCGACAGGGAAGACCGTTCATCCAGCCACCGCGACGGCATCCTCCACGATGAGCGAGGCGGTGCCGAAGGCCCAAGCTGGGAGGGCGGTTGGCGCGGGAGTGGATGCGCCCGCGTCATCAGGGCGTGCGGACGCAGGCTCGACCGAGGCTTCCGCACCACAGGCAGAGGCGAGTGGCTTCGACCTCAGTGCGTCCATCGGCTACCACGCACCTGTACTCGTCGAGCATCCGGCGCGGGTGACACGACCCGAAGTCCTGACGGGTCGTCGGGTCCTGTTCATCGCGGGCGACGAAACCTTGGCGCATGCGCTGGAGGCGCAGGCGCGCCGACTCCGTGTGTCGGACCACCTCATCCTCTTCGCGGGACCCACGAGCACGAAGGGCAGGGTGCGCGGCATCGACCTGTCGAGTGAGGAGACCGCGGAGGCGAGCCTGGAAGCCCTCGGCTTCGAGCCCCAACTCATCCTCGCCGTCGCGAGCATCCACAGTGGAGACGCGCCCCGAGTCGTCGAAGAGACCGCCCTGCGCCACGAGGCGCTCGAGTTGCTGTTCCTCACGGCCCGTCGTTCCTACGAGAAGCTCGTCGCCGGAGACGTCGAACTGGCGAGCCTCTGCGTGGGCGGCCTGGGACCTCGGCGTGTCCTGCATCCCGTGACGGGGTTGTTCGCGGGGATGCTCAAGTCCATCGCGAGAGAGGTCCCGGCCAGGAACGTCCGCGCCATCTCGACCACGAGCACCCTGCTGTCCGAGTCCCTGGACCAGGCGCTCGTCGAGCTGGGCTCGGAGGAGGGTGACGAAAACCCATCGGTCGAGGTCTGCTTCGACGGCGAGACACGCTGCGTGCGCAGGCTGCGCCCCACCACGACACCTTCCTCGGGACCGGCCCTGCTCGACTCGGGCTCCGTGGTCCTGCTGACGGGCGGCGGACGCGGCGTCACGGCGGTGCTCGCCGGGGCATTGCTGAAGCGCTACGGCTGCACGGTGGTGCTCCTCGGCCGGAGCGACCCGGAGGCGGCCCCCGAGCGCATCCTCGTCGCGACGGACGAAGAACTCCCGACCTTGGAGCGTGAGTTCTACGCGCAGGAGCTGGCCACGAAGTGGGGCGTCCGGATGCCGGAGCTGCGCGCGCGCTTCGAACGGCACCTGGCCGCCCGCGAGCTGCGCTCCACGCTCATGGGCCTCGCCCGACTGCCAGGGCGGACCGTCTACCGCGTCGCGGACGTCACCCGTCCCCAGGACGTGGCGAAGGTCATGGACGAGCTCGTCCGAGACTTCGGCCGACTGGACCTCGTGGTCCACGGCGCGGGGACGCAGACGTCCAAGAAGCTCCATCGTCGCCGTCTCGCGGAGCTGAGGACGAACCTGGACACCAAGCTGCTCGGACTGAATCACCTGCACGCGGCCTGCGCCAGTCGCTTCGGGCGCACGGTGCCCTTCCACGTGCTCACGTCCGCCTTCAGCTTCATCGGCAATGACGGGCAGGCGGACTACGGCGCGGCGAACGAAGCGCTGGACCGGCTCTGCGCCTGGGTGGACGACGTCAACCCACGCGCACACTGGTGCAGCGTGGGGTGGCTCGCCTGGGATGGCATCGGGATGACTCGAGGCTCCGAGTACCGGGTGCTCGGCGCCAGCCGCAAGCTCCGAGGCATCCGCGCCGAGGAGGGCGAGGCCCTGTTCCTCCAGCTCGTGGAGGGCCCGCCGCGCGAGCCCATCAACGTGCAGCTCACCCAGAACGAGCGCGAGTTCTACGGCCTGCGAATCCTCCCAGAAGCCCCCGAGGGAGGCACGGCGCCCCGGCCCATCGTCCGCGAGGTGCGGGTCGACGCCGCGAGCGTGCCGTGTCTGGAGGACCACCTGGTGCGCGGCACGCCCACGCTCCCGGGAGCCTGGGCGTTGGACCTGATGCTCCGGGCCGCGTTGGGAGGCCGGCTGCCGGAGCTGAGCATCGTGACCATCGAGGACGTCCGTTTCTCACGCTTCATCCGCGTGCGACCCGGAGGCCACCAGTCCCTGCGCGCCGAGTGCACTCCGCTGGTCGACGAACCCGGTCTGCACGGTGTGCAGGTGAGGCTGTTGGGAGACATCGTCCACGCCTCGGGCGTGGTGCTGGAGCGAGACCTCGTCTACGCGGAGGCGCGCTTCACGCTGACCCGGAAGCCACCCCGGAGTGTGCCAGGGCTCGACGCGGCGGCGCCCTCGGGACACGGCATCCTGGCCCAGGATCCGCACTGCGCTCCGGGCGGCCCCATCGAGCTGCGCAAGATGTTCGACTGCCTGGAGGACATCCGCCTGGAGCCCGCGGCGCGCTTCGCGAAGCTCGGCCTGCCGTCGCGGCGCGAGGAGGCGGGGGCCACCGTGCCAGCGCTCGTGCTGGACGCGGCGCTGCGCTTGAGCGCGATGCACGTGCATGGCGTGTCGAACGACGTCTTCGCGCCCATCCAGTTCCAGCGGGCGACGTTCGACCGGGAGCTGGTGAACGGGGGGGGCAGCGCGCCGCTCCAGCTCTCCCTCAAGGCCCTGCGCCCGCGTCTGGAAGGCGACGTCCTCCAGTGCGGCACCGTCGCGGCGGTCGATGAAGCAGGGCGCTTGCGAATGCTGCTCGAGGGCGGCCTCGCGCGCCCCATGGCCTGA